CTTGCCAGTCTCCATGTTCCTCTCCCGTGATATCTGCATGCTGATTTGATCCACGTTGGTCATGATTAGCTCCGAGGCCAGGATCTGGGTGGGGGATGCCctgttggctgtgctgtccaTGATGTACTGCTTGTACAGTTCCACCAGCTTCTGCTCCAGGTAGTCGTTGAGGGCAGAGTCggagaggggctgcaggtgtgGCCCCAGGCTGGCCAGCCGCCAGCACGAGGAGTGGCCCTGGCCAGGCCTGCGGATGGTGTCACTCGTGGGGGGAGCCTTCACAGACTCCATGGCCGGAGGAATCTCTGAGGACTCCAAGAAGGGGCCTATGCCGCTGTCACAAGCAAAATCTGTGGTGACCGAGCTAATTGGCACCACGTAGTCCCCAGCTATATGCAAATCGTTGTAGTTCTTGCAAATGCTCTTGCAGGAAGGTGGAACCAGGTAGGTGACTTTTTTGGTCAGCTCCTCACAGACATGCGTAGCTGGAAGTGGCTGCCCTGTGGGTGTTGGGTGCTGGACAGGTTGTGGGAGATTGTCCTTCTGCCTTCTGCGGTGCTTGCTGCCTCTGGAGCAGACTGAGGAAATGCACTTGCCAGCAGATCTGCATCTCTGAAGGAGGCTTTTTCCTTGTTCTTCGCCTGTGGAGGAATAACTAATGGAGCTCATTTCATACACCCCTTCATCAGGCAAACTCTCGTAGAGTGCAGGGTTCAGGTGCTCCCAAAGGCAGGTGATTCTGTGAAGGTAACCTTCTGACAGCATCCTTCTCCAAGGGAAAGGAACCACCAGCAGACGCAAAAATGAGAAGAAGAAGTTAATTACAAAAAGTTCATTTGAAACTCCCTGAGCTGTGATTGCACTCGCCAGTCTGTTACAAGCTGCAAAGAGATGTCTCCAATTTGGGCATGAACAGGAGTGTCTCTGCTTTACTGGGCACTTGAGTCAGTGAGTGAAGTGACCAGCCAGTGTCCCTGTTGTGCTGAATCTCACCAAAGCATGTCTTGTGTAACAGAAGGTATTGCACATCCAGTGCATCCAATGGCAAGTGAGTtgtggagagagggaaaagtcTTTTGTGGTGGAATAGCTGCTGTAATAGCTTACACTAAAATGCATCTAATTTTGCCCTGGAATTCATTAAGAAGCCAAGGGTTCCCCTCTTTTTCTTATATGCTTTTAAGAAGCCAGGGGTTTCCCCCTTTGTCTCACATGATTTGAAGCAACTTTTGTTGTGTGTGGTTTGTCAGCGTCCTCTGAACTTTGATGATTTGAGATTCATATTGAGAGTATCACCCCTTCTGTTCCAGTCTAATCAACCACTGTAGGTGTGGttcctttttcattaaaaaatctcAGACCATTAAATTTGCACTTTGCACTTCTGCATTGCAATCAGGATGGAATTAATTGTCTCTGCCTTTTATACGTGAAAATGTCAGTGGAAAAAGCAAAACGTTTTGGAGGCATGATTCATCTGGCCTGGTTTAGACACCTAAatcaaaaggaaattaattgtATCCTAGATTTGCTTATCACACTCCAGTTGCTATAAAAGGATCTTAAACTAGATCCTAGACATAGATATCTGCAGGGTACTTTTGAGGAGACAGATTTCAGTGCAATACATAGGAAAGTGCACATTTCAGAAGTACTCCAGCTCCCTCTTTCACCGTGGGATTAGCCACACCACAGCTCTGGAATCAGTTTTCATTGCATGCAAAGTCACAGTTGGGTTCCAGCAGTCACTAACTCTCTCCACTCTCTGAGCAGGCAGCTCAGACCCAAAAGCTGCACAGAAATGTTAGTAATTAAAGACAGGATTTACCAGCAAGGACACACATGCTGCACATCAGTAAATGTTCTGCCCAAACTTTGGCAGCTCCACTAccaaaaaaattgctttaaatactcctctgtctttttttttttttttttttaacagatgtcAAGGATACAATCAATGGGAAAGATATTCTAAAGAAATTGTTTGGtccagcaaagaaaaaatagatttaaattttaaaaaaattaaaattaaaattatttaaataatttttttctttatatactacaaataGTCTTTTCCAATAGTGAAAGGACTCTTATTTTGTAGTAAAATTTTCATGTGTCACAGTTGCAAATGCAAAATGCTGCACTAATAATTGTTGGCTAAATCCTGTCTAAGCATGGAGATAGACTTTAGATAAATGTTGTGGAACAGACAGTGTGAGAAAAGACTTTCCTTGGGGGGAGGGAATCACTTCCACACCATGAAGAAGGTTGAAGAAAAAGGTGAAGAGAAAATAACCTTCCTTCAGGCAGAAATATTAATGGGAATTAGATGTGTCCAAACACTTGCTTTGGTGACCCTGTTGCTGCCAGTTGTGTGAGACTTCCCACAGTCAGTAACATTTAATTAATGTGACCTATTTACACAGAAGGGGGGAAAATCATGTCTGGGGCTTGGCAGTTCTTGTATATGGTGCTGTTGTCTTGCTTTGGCTTTTAGCTGTAATTAAAGTGCCCCCACAGAAATCTTAGCCAAATGTTAGAGCTGCTCAGGTTATCAACTCTGTCTTCTGCTtctgttcccttccctccaCCATCCATGGCCCAGATGTCCTTATTGCAAAATCACCACTAACCATGGCTTGCTTGAATCAGGAACTGTTCTACATTCATTTGTGTGTTATTTTTAATGTGGATTTGGAGAAATGAGTGGAAATGTAACATACAGCCTGTCCACTGCCCAACCAACATAGGCAAAGGCAGGTGTGCTCAGGCACCATGTGACACTTTGGTCTTTCCTGCTCCCCAGATGTGAGTTGTTTCTGCCATAAGGTGCTACATGAGGGAAATGAAACTGTTGGTTTCATTTCTTTGCACTGCATTCTGCTTTGCTTATTTTAAGAGTGTTAGAGTACACTGAGACAGGAGTGGAAACAAAAGAATTGGCAAATTCAAAAATATTAGGGTCTCGTGCTCAGAGTTGTGTGTTCTGCTGATGAGTTACAAGATTGCCCTCTGAAGCTGGCAAAGGCTGCCACAGTAATCTggctcttcccagctctgcaaggaAATCTGACTGAAGTTTTGATAGGAGTGCTGAGAGCATGAATGCAAAAGGGAGGTGCATATATCCCTGGTGTTTCTTGTCCTAGTacttaatataatatataactCTGACAAGTTATTATCCCATCGCTCCAACTGTCATGCGACTGTCATACCACctttaatttttgcattttaaatcagATAAGGATTGCAGTTTTCATTAATTCTGCCTTCTTGCGCCTCTTCTCTTAATCCCCTCTCCATGCACACCAGGATTCCAAGGGCACAGAGATTATATCTGATGTCTTTCAATATTTGGGTTTCATGCTCCTTAAATCCAGATTTCACTTACATCTGCCCGAAAATACTTGCATAACTTTTTGTTGCACAAGGTAAACCAGTCCCTTTTACAATTCTGATCTGACACATTTTGCTTGTAAGGTgaacaaaaccaatttttctCATGTTGCTACTGCCCTGGCAATGGGCACTGACTACATTCTGTCTAAACCTAGTGGAGATAGAGGGAGAAGACTGCCTGGTTTACACTGTCTTTTGTATCTGACATAGTCTTCATTACAGTCAGATGATCTTAAAAACTCCTATGTCTTGCTTGATGTTTTTGTTCCGTTCTTCACCAGAAGAAAAGCCTGAAGGCAGGATGAATATTTAAGATCACATGGAGAATCCAGGGGTATTACCAGTGTGTGTCAGCAAATTTGCTAGCTTGTAATGCCTGTAGACAGTGCCAATGTTTGCATAAAGAACTCAAATTACAGTCTGAGAGCAGGGAAACAGAACGGGAGTTCTTGGCTCAGAATAAGCAAAACACTTACGGAAAGCCTGAGAAGGGTGCACAGAGATATGATAAATTGTGTCCTGTTCAAAAACCTAAGCAAGATGAAAAGTTGCTAGAGAGAATGGAAAGATCATGCCCACTGGGATCACAGCTCAGCGGGGAAAGGGACATTCTTCTGcattgcaaaagaaggggatgGAAACTCATAGAAGAGACAGGCTTGTGTTGGATATGTCTGGCTTTCAGATCCCTGACCAGGGCTCTGAGTGGCATTAAAGTTGTGCTGCTGAGGACTGGAGCTCGGCTCTTATCACAGAGTATACCTTGAGCTCTAGCTGATTTACTAGATGGGATCCCAGATGACAGTCTCCCTGTCTTGAGGAAACTCAAATCCTATGGATCTGTCTGTAGTGTTTTTTCCCTATTTTAAGAGACATTTTTCCAGTTTGTGGAGATACAGACAGATCCCCTCAGTGAGGTGTGGGATCCACCTCAGATTGCCAGATACTCATGCAAGAGTCCTGGCAAGAAGGATAGTCTGTAGAGCAAGCTTACAAGTATTGCAGGACCCATATCTCACTTCCCCTGGGGCTAGTGTGGAACAGCTCCCAGGAAGCCTCAGTGCAGCCAGCGTGGGGAAACCAGGACAGTGAAGAAGGCAGTATAATGAGCTGTGTACATGGGTAAGTAGAGCCTCTCCTTAATGCCTGAAACCTACAGATCTTTGGTATCTGAACCTCATTTGCCTTGGGTGAAGGTAATGCTTATGAGACACCAAATTGTGTGGTGACATGGACATATTTTACAGAGGGACCTGCACAGGCTGGAAGGTGGGCCAGCAATAACAGCATCAGGATAACAAAGGCAAGTGGCAACTCCTGCACGGGATGACACAAACAAAGAGCCCAGCACAGGAtctgtgtgcctgcagagccTTGCTGAGAGGGACATGGGGGCCCTGGTGCACAACAAGGGGaccctgagccagcagagcagggctgcagcaatGAGGAAAATCAGATGCTGGGCTGCACCCACTGTGGCTGAGATAGAGACAGGATCTTCCCACTCAGCATTTGTCAGGTTGCCCCTGGAGCATCTAGATCTgctcccaaaaaattcaaagaagATGTGGACAGACTGGAGACAGTCCAATGGAGGACCAAGAAGATGATCaaagggctggaaaagctgCGTTGTGAAGAAAGTTTGAAGGAGTTAGGACTCTTCtccctggagaaaagaagacgTGGGGTAGGGGACAGCTCATCATAGTATTCCAGTGTCTACAGCTGCAAAGAATACAGAGGCTCTCTCTTTGCAAGCAGCCACATGGAAAAGACGAGTGGCAATGAGCACAAGTTGCATTGGaatagaattacagaatcacatgtgttggaaaaggcctctaagatcattaagtccagccattaacccagcGCCATCATGTTCACtgctaaaccatgtccccagtgctcccagggataagagggaagagaaggaaatttttacAGTGAGAACAATCAATGACTGGAACAACCTCACCAGAGACATGGTGGAGTCCCCTTCACTGGATGTTTTCAAGGGATTGGACGAGGTTCTACAAACATCAGGCCAGATTATattttgaggtcttttccaacttacGCTTCTCTCTGACTATAATTCTACAATAGCAGTGGCTGCTGTTTGATGAAGGAGTGGCTCACTTTGCTCACAGCAGAGAAGATGAATAGCCAGAGGATGGTTCTGCACAAGCATCCGAATGCTACCCACTACATTTGTCacttcctctccctgctgctgctgctctggaagatTTGGAGATGCACCAAGAGGCTCCTTAAGCAGTCACTGTGAGCCAAACCACTCTTGTCCCCTCCCCACATTTCTCTTGACTCTAATCTTTTGTTCCTCCCACAGGAGAAAACATAAGCCCTGTTCATCTCCTTTATTCACACATCAACAGTTGAAGAGACACAGAAAAGCTGGAGTTCCTCACCCACGGGGGAGTGTGAGCTGATTCGAGGGGAACAAGTAGGTTTCAAAGAATAATAATCCTGTATATCAAGAGTATGAggggatctgctggaaggacaGGCTAAATGAAGCAAGAGGGGAAACATCTTCCCCAAGAAGTCTACTATACTGTTGAATGCTCTTCCTATACAAACACCTACCAATTTTTGATCATGCAAAAATGGATGGCAATGAGTTTCAGGAGCATTCAGCTTCTTTAATTTAGAAACAAATATGTTATGTTCTCAGTGTATTTTTGAGTGTTGTTGTATCTTTGAGTTAGGGGGACATACTTCCataaaaatacaatgaaaactGTATGTTGGTAAATATAGCTTCTTGAGCTCTCAAAGTTTTCCACCCAAGTTTGTTTTCCACTCAGTTCAAGTTCCTCGAAACATCATACAGAtaattttccataattttctTCATCATCTATGCCTATACAAAGTTGGCTTAGGACCCCATCAATCTGGTTGGATAGCATTTTAAATCTCATACCCACAGCTGTAAACAACTGCATGAAATCTGAGGCAGGAAAGAATCAGGCTCCACATTCATAAGGAAGACTTGACTACATAAGATTTCTACCCTGtgcttttataattttcttcctgGGCTGGAAATCATTTCATGTCTGTAGATGTCTGTGTTAATTTGAATGAGTTGTTAGCTGTTATAATTGAACTATGTGTACTGCAACATTTTGAATCTAAGCATTTGAAGTAAAGAGAGAATAAATTTGCATGAACTCTTACAGAAGAGAATACACTTTCtagaaattaaaagaataaatggTAAagcaagaaagacagaaaaggctGAAGGTGTTTCCCAGAAGGAGAATGAAGGAAATGGTCCACAAAAAGGCATTGAAATGTTAGTCACGTTTGTGGTAGAGCATAAAAAAGAGGGCAGAGGAGGCCTGTTGTGCATGTATACCCTTGTCAAGCTGTGAATTTGCAGCAAACCAGATAACTCACTAAGAAttggaaaaaatgtgtttgtttatCATTTTTAACATCATCGTGTTCTCAGAGAAGTCTCATCTTTCTTCTTAtgaacttttttaaaatatgatgcCCATATTAATCTATTTTGGTgcctatttttatttataatctACAAATAGAGTACTCCAGTTGGAGGACATTACTTAGACAGTACAGTAACATGCACAGAAATTTCCATAACAATATCTTAATTATTCTAAAAGCAACACAGCTAGTAAGgctcactttaaaaatattctgaaaaaccTGTTTAGTCTTATTTTATGAAAGTCTTTAGAAGTATCAGAGGAAAAATTTTGTGTTCATTTTGAAGTCTCATTGCAACCACAGTTGGTCATGGTTGTGAAGATGGCACCTTAGAAATGTTATCATCACTTCTTAAGGCAGCAGTAAGTGTCTGTGGGCAGAAGCTGAGACTCTGCAAACACATGTGgattcaaaacagaaaaaagtgcATTCTCATTCTACCAGCTATCAGCTGTGGTGCCACACAAACAGAACCCAAGCCACTTTGATAAGCAAGGGCAACATTTTCATACATTTATAGAATGTGCAGTATATTTTAGTTCTTACCTCCAAAGATAGAGCAGCTGACCAGGTACAGAAAAATTGATGTCTTCTAACTGCTTTGAAGCTTCCTGTGGGTCTCTCCTACCCCAAAATACAACgttctgtttttatttcctttttaattacACTTCTAAGATAACATCTGTTTTACTTCTAATCCTCTATACCAAAGAAGTATAGAAAGAAGGTCCCTTAGGAGATGAGGGGGTTTTATAACTGACTGAACTGCAACATGCTGAACTTGCTTCCTCTTTTATGTCCAAAAGAAACTTCATTGTGAAACTGTGTACTGTTAAAATAGCTGATTGCAACACTCTCAGTCCAGGCAGATGGACTgttgtaagaaaaaaatgcccTGGTGAGTCAAACACTCAGAACAATCTTAGAGAAACTGTTCATCTGTTGGCAGCTTACAGTGTACCCCATTTTGGCCATCACTCTCCTTTTAGCTGACATGGCAAGACATCAAGACAAGACAGACCAAGACTGTCAGGCCAAATAGATTGGAAGAGTGGGGTGTCAAAGCACAAATGCATTGCACAGCAGGCCTACTTTGTTGTCTGCAGACCTTTGTACATATAATTTTCCACCAAgtagcacagcacagctgctttcttAGGTTTTGCTTTGGCAAACTTGACAACACTTGTCAGGACAAAAGTTAGCTCTGAAAGTTATGCCTCATCTGATTTAGCACTCAGTATCATACCCAGGAAGTTTGTCTTGGGAGGGGCAGTGGATGAAAATACCTGGGGTAAGCAGGAATTCATCCACCAAGTGTGAGGTGTGAGAACAGTGAATATGGCTTTGAGATTGGTGTTGGAGTATTCCTTAAGGGCAGAAGATAAATACTGTTTGAAACACATAACTGGGCTGTTTGAATTGATCCCAATAGGATATACAGAATTTGCTTTAAAAGGCATAATTATACATCCATACATTGCAATAATAAGcaaaatatattagaaatatattttaattctcGCTGAATTTTAACTTCCTCATTCAGTACCATGTGTTCTTCTCAGAAGCCTCCTACTCTGCCAGCCAGAAACAATACTTTTGTTAATGTCATTTTCCTAAATATTCACTATGATGCAACATATGATTGGGGCCTAATATCAAAGACTTCTTCCAAAGTCTTCTTAGACATAAGCATGAAAAAAGTACAAGTGTCATTCTGTCCCTACCTACACATTTGTAGATAATTCATACAGCAGTTTAACAAGTGATATTGTACCCTGTCATATGTCATGCTAGGATCAACAGCATCTAAACAGCACAAAAACTGGACAACACTGGCAGTTTAATGCAAGTCTCATCAGATATCTTTGCTGTGAAAGTTCTCCCTGTGTGTCCTAGATTGCAAGGCAGTATGTATTCTATGTGCCATCTGTAAGAGgtgtggcagttatcttctgttaattaggcagttttctttatctcttccacaaactaatcctccctctggggggctatcttctgttaatgggccattgaatgtcactgcatgattGATAAAATTAtgtcatcccattgtgagaacctctgcccagagggaggagccaagcattcctaacTGGATAaaatctgagattttgggaaCAGCCattccactggattcccagaggacagctgccttttccactggatcttcagagtaagactacacccttctacaggatccctgccccaacagaaccacacctgacactccaggaggactgcagccatcATTCAAAttaattggactgctaccaatACCCTGACCCCAAGGGTGTCAGGCCGTATTCTGGCTCTGCCAGTGTTgatttactgcattgtttatttttttaattattattttcttccctaataaaaaACTGCTCCCATACCTTTGCCTGAGAGctccccttaatttcaaaattataacaattcagagggagggggtttacagtTTCCagttcaggggaggctcctgccttccttagcagacacctgtcttttcaaaccaagacactgtGGAAACAAAGCTACTGTCATAACAGACCAACCCTTTTATGCTTAACATTAACATTAATATTAAcattattgtaatttttttctctgaacttTCATTTGTACTATGGACCAATTTCAGGCCTTGTCACATTTATATTGGCCCAACACTTTTTTCCCATGTTTCCTTACCTGGATGAAATGCATTGAGGAAAGCAAGAAATAAATCTCTGTGAGGTTTCACCTCTTTTGTACATCCAGAGAGCTCTATATTCACTGAAGCTCAATATTTCTAATTAGACTGTTGGGGAAAAGCTTTGGTAGtataaaaaaagcatttctataATGGTCCTCAGAgagttttcaaaatatttttttaataacataaATCCATGCAAAATCAGGAAGATACAAATggacaaatattttaaagtacttCTACTGCCAAAATAGCACAGCTATCTAGAAGCACTGTAAAATCAATCTACTTTCACAGATTTATTTAAGTATGGTTTTAAGACTTATCTTCAGATGCCTAGATTTGCATAAAATAAGTGACCTTTTTTGTCATGCATGTGGAATGTTTTCAGTTCTCTAGAAGAGCTCAAACATTGTCTGCATTTCTGCACAGTAGCTTTGGGTACTTATGGAAGTGAGAtataaaactgtaattttttgtCACTGAAATTGCACATTAACATCCTGACAGTCTAGGCTCTCAGGACACCCACTTATTCTAATGACCTTTTCCACATTCACTCCTGACCTTGGAAGAGTTTTCCTCAGCTAACAAGTACTGTTCTATATGAATTTTTGCCATGTGGCTTATAAACTGCTCTGAGTGCAGCACTCTGAGGGCCAGATCCAGATCTGAATGGGCTGGGTACAACACACCAGCACCTGACCCCTGCTGCAAAGATCCCCACGTGGGCTGTGCCTCCCGTGCCCTGTGAAACAGATGTGAGAGAGAGGAAAGCTTCAGCACCTCAGGGAATCTTTCAGTCAGTCTCTTCATCTGTAAATGTAGCTCAGATTGTGAGGCCAtgccaaattatttttgtcagtGTAATTCACTACAGCAAACCCAATATATCAAGACTGTATGTCTATCCACTCCCCCcgaaccccacaaaaaaaaaaaaaaaaaaaaaaattcaagtaaaTTTCCATGTTTCCTTCTCTACCACATTATTCTACTCATAAGGAATTTCCTTGAGGAAACTGCTTTAATTTTGATCCTAAGTAGTTCTGATCCttagttttttttatttcagttcaaGAGTTTATCTTCAAGACAAATGTGCCAGATGTTTGCCCTCACTTTGCTTTGGTTGGCCTCTGCTTAGGCTGGGCCTGTTTGTTCAGAGAGTGCAAAGGCAGCTGCCTGTCATTTGCAGGTGCAATGTTTATATTCTAGAAACGATAAATTGGGATCTTTTGATAAGATAATATTCCACAgcttttttgttaaatttaatAGCAGGAATAAGTGCATAAAACAAATCAGCTTGCCTGTACATATATACTCAAGAAGGTATGTACACAGTAAGCTCTCTCTGGTTATCAAACTATTTTAGCTCTATTCTTATTTGGTATGTCTGTACCTTTACCcacaaattttgaaatttaaaaggTTAAAGATACCACCTTAAGATTATGACCTAGTTTCTAAGTAGGTCTTATTTGTGCAATAGGACAAAGGGGATATTTTCAAACCTTTTGATCTTTGTAAGGAAAGATTTTATGGGAAGGAGGTAAGCATGTTATCCAGTACTCCATCATAGAAAGATTTTATGGGAAGGAGATAAGCATGTTATCCAGTACTCCATCATAAAAACAATAATGAATGATTTATATTCCTTACAGCAGCACAATCAGATATATTTCAAGCTTTCTAGTGTATGTAGAAGTTTAACTTGATTTGAACTGAAAACCCATTTTTCAATGCAATCTTTGCACCAGTATAATCAATTATTTGAGAAAATCAGCACTCTTTAAACAGGGAAGAACCTTCATAATACACAGTTAATTTTCATCCTCCTTCATTGCTGGTAGTAGAAAATAGATCAGTAGAATTTTCTAGGTAAAATGTGAGGATTCCCATCTTACAAATGAGTTCCAGGCAAGTCTGGTTTTGAGATATCTCAGGCCAAAGGGAGTTTCCTGGATTAATTACTCCAGCCCTTTACTTGCTGTGTGGGAAAAAAGTGGTTGCCACATCGTTCACTTGGTCATGCATttccagggaggaaaaaaagaccaCAGATACAGAGAGAGCCCTCCCATTCTAGAAGAGGTGAAGGAGTTTTGGTGCCCACCCATAtttgctgtttccagctgtccctggccagTGATTGCCCATGCAGCAATGAGAAGTCTGGCTGTCCTTGGGGCCCAGAGCCTTAACTCAGAAACTCAAGGAGCTCAGCACCTTC
The sequence above is a segment of the Haemorhous mexicanus isolate bHaeMex1 chromosome 2, bHaeMex1.pri, whole genome shotgun sequence genome. Coding sequences within it:
- the TASL gene encoding TLR adapter interacting with SLC15A4 on the lysosome codes for the protein MLSEGYLHRITCLWEHLNPALYESLPDEGVYEMSSISYSSTGEEQGKSLLQRCRSAGKCISSVCSRGSKHRRRQKDNLPQPVQHPTPTGQPLPATHVCEELTKKVTYLVPPSCKSICKNYNDLHIAGDYVVPISSVTTDFACDSGIGPFLESSEIPPAMESVKAPPTSDTIRRPGQGHSSCWRLASLGPHLQPLSDSALNDYLEQKLVELYKQYIMDSTANRASPTQILASELIMTNVDQISMQISRERNMETGKAKDIVISRFLQIASGKVSSEMSTPTLHISQYSHINA